One window of the bacterium genome contains the following:
- a CDS encoding diacylglycerol kinase family lipid kinase, whose translation MNLSRIKIIHNPKSGFIKNPRLIRKIVEHILDDAPFHYDYFETQYKGHAHEMAQRAQEEGYDAVVAIGGDGTANEVASALLNTSVVMGLVPIGSGNGLARGLGIPISVRRSVRLLLTGQVRAIDAGIIAHRNFFVTTGMGFDALIGKLFDDRSLRGPLPYFYIGVREFFFYQPEVFTLQFDGHSIRKPALLVTVANTQQWGNSVIVAPNAKPDDGLLDVCIIHSVGIFTALYHFPKLFTGKIDRVRHYEHYQTKALRIIRQKPGPFHVDGEPDETGQSVDISVSPKALKIIVP comes from the coding sequence TTGAACTTAAGCCGGATAAAAATCATCCATAATCCAAAATCAGGGTTTATCAAGAATCCCCGTTTAATCCGCAAAATCGTGGAACACATTCTGGATGATGCCCCCTTTCATTATGATTATTTCGAAACCCAATACAAGGGCCATGCGCACGAGATGGCGCAGCGGGCGCAGGAAGAGGGCTATGATGCGGTGGTGGCTATCGGCGGCGACGGCACAGCCAATGAGGTGGCGTCCGCGCTGTTGAACACATCGGTGGTCATGGGATTGGTTCCCATCGGTTCCGGCAACGGGCTGGCGCGCGGATTGGGCATCCCGATCTCTGTCCGCCGTTCCGTGCGGTTGCTGCTCACCGGACAGGTGCGCGCCATCGACGCCGGCATCATCGCCCATCGGAACTTTTTCGTCACCACGGGCATGGGCTTTGACGCGCTGATCGGCAAATTATTTGACGACCGCAGTCTGCGCGGTCCGCTGCCCTATTTTTACATCGGCGTGCGCGAGTTTTTTTTCTACCAGCCGGAAGTGTTCACCTTGCAATTCGACGGCCATTCGATCCGTAAACCGGCGTTGCTGGTCACGGTCGCTAATACCCAACAGTGGGGCAACAGCGTTATCGTGGCGCCCAATGCCAAGCCGGATGACGGCCTGCTCGACGTATGTATCATTCACAGCGTCGGCATTTTCACTGCGCTCTATCATTTTCCCAAACTCTTCACCGGCAAGATCGACCGGGTCCGACATTATGAACATTATCAGACCAAGGCTCTGAGGATCATTCGGCAAAAGCCGGGACCGTTTCATGTGGACGGCGAGCCTGATGAGACCGGTCAGAGCGTAGATATTAGCGTCAGCCCCAAGGCGTTAAAGATCATCGTTCCTTGA
- a CDS encoding DinB family protein, with translation MSWKELITKELEDAYKVSAGLFDLVEETDLNWKPTTGSNWMTTAQLLKHITDSCSGAFRGVVTGDWGMPDHGDMSELPPEEMLPPAEKLPSVDSLAEAKRLLAEDRRAALDILSSLDEEKLATAKAPVPWDPTEMILGHRLLQMVEHMKQHKGQLFYYLKLQGKPVHTGHLYGM, from the coding sequence ATGAGTTGGAAAGAATTGATCACCAAAGAACTTGAGGACGCCTACAAGGTGTCGGCAGGGCTCTTTGACCTGGTTGAAGAGACTGATCTTAACTGGAAACCGACCACTGGCAGCAATTGGATGACCACCGCACAGCTTCTCAAACATATCACCGATTCCTGTTCAGGCGCCTTCAGAGGCGTGGTCACCGGCGACTGGGGGATGCCGGATCACGGCGATATGAGTGAATTGCCTCCTGAGGAGATGCTGCCCCCTGCAGAAAAGCTGCCCAGCGTCGACAGCCTGGCTGAAGCAAAACGGCTGCTGGCGGAGGATCGCCGCGCAGCGCTGGACATTCTTTCATCTCTTGACGAGGAGAAATTGGCGACCGCCAAGGCGCCGGTGCCGTGGGATCCAACCGAGATGATCCTCGGCCATCGCTTGCTGCAGATGGTGGAACACATGAAGCAGCATAAAGGCCAGCTGTTTTACTATCTCAAATTGCAGGGCAAGCCCGTTCATACCGGCCATTTGTACGGAATGTGA
- a CDS encoding T9SS type A sorting domain-containing protein: MMKKIFPLCVCLFVTFYQGRDAGAQEAPYPDQHFVLSGADSLLANAQSLINLIRSSDGKRLVMADGATDALIIFKPQNAPYPWNLGLPSWNGTAPGDSGGFRVSVRIPYMSGWSTWLDVGYWKDDFWPTVKRTAFGGGIVDIDFLQLNEYATTWQCAVQFKRKNASVSSPTLSRISFFASDSRTTETVNHAALLADKPAAVFISTTFLAQRDVSAEFGGRICSPSTVAMILKSYHIQVDPLQFALDTYDPYYDIFGGWPRVVQNASEYGVIGDVVRIRSWSQARDVLARGGRLAMSIGAPLYGGHLVMLAGFTANGDPIVHDPARPSDGYGHVFNKSDLSHAWFDKGGVAYCFFQDFSSSTLAAGLPHRELPSGLRLLQNYPNPFNAVTNFVFETDKAGFVEFTISDVTGRQVATLFSGHQPAGTHQLRWEAKDAAGLSIAGGMYLYQVRLEDKEVKNGRLLLIK, translated from the coding sequence ATGATGAAAAAAATATTCCCTCTATGCGTTTGTCTGTTCGTTACATTCTATCAGGGCCGGGACGCCGGGGCGCAAGAGGCTCCCTATCCGGATCAGCACTTTGTCCTCAGCGGCGCCGACTCGCTGCTGGCAAACGCCCAATCGCTCATCAACTTGATCCGCTCGAGCGACGGCAAACGCCTGGTTATGGCCGACGGCGCCACGGATGCGCTGATTATTTTTAAACCGCAGAATGCCCCCTACCCCTGGAATCTGGGTCTGCCTTCATGGAACGGAACCGCGCCGGGCGACAGCGGCGGTTTTCGGGTCAGCGTCCGTATCCCTTACATGTCCGGCTGGTCCACCTGGTTGGATGTGGGCTATTGGAAAGACGATTTTTGGCCAACCGTCAAACGCACCGCGTTCGGCGGGGGAATAGTCGATATCGATTTCTTACAGCTCAATGAATATGCCACCACTTGGCAATGTGCCGTCCAGTTCAAACGCAAGAACGCATCGGTCTCTTCTCCCACCCTGTCCAGAATCTCCTTTTTCGCCAGCGACAGCCGCACCACCGAAACCGTCAATCATGCCGCGCTTCTGGCGGACAAGCCGGCGGCCGTTTTTATCTCCACCACTTTTCTGGCGCAGCGAGACGTCTCGGCAGAGTTCGGCGGTAGAATCTGTTCGCCCAGTACGGTGGCGATGATCCTGAAGAGCTATCACATTCAGGTGGATCCCCTGCAATTTGCCCTGGACACCTATGACCCCTATTACGATATTTTCGGCGGCTGGCCGCGCGTGGTGCAGAATGCCTCTGAGTATGGAGTGATCGGCGATGTGGTGCGTATTCGCAGCTGGAGTCAGGCTCGCGACGTTCTGGCCCGGGGCGGCCGCCTCGCCATGTCCATCGGCGCACCGCTCTATGGCGGCCATCTCGTCATGCTGGCGGGTTTTACCGCCAACGGCGACCCGATTGTTCATGATCCAGCCCGCCCGAGCGATGGCTATGGCCATGTGTTCAACAAAAGCGATCTGTCGCATGCGTGGTTCGACAAGGGCGGCGTGGCCTACTGCTTTTTCCAGGATTTCTCGAGTTCGACGCTGGCGGCCGGACTGCCGCACCGTGAGCTGCCCTCGGGCTTGCGGCTGCTGCAAAATTACCCCAACCCGTTTAACGCGGTCACCAATTTTGTCTTTGAGACGGATAAAGCCGGTTTTGTCGAATTTACCATCAGTGATGTGACGGGTAGACAGGTGGCCACGCTGTTCAGCGGCCACCAACCTGCTGGAACCCATCAGCTCAGATGGGAGGCCAAGGATGCGGCAGGGCTTTCAATCGCCGGAGGCATGTACCTATATCAGGTTCGTTTGGAAGACAAAGAGGTTAAAAACGGCAGATTGCTGCTGATCAAGTGA